A portion of the Blautia hansenii DSM 20583 genome contains these proteins:
- a CDS encoding ABC transporter permease subunit, whose product MSIPLLKREIKSNYKILLLFMGIVTLYSGIITAMYDPEVGTGINAMAESMPEFFAAFGMENPGVTLLDFLNNYLYGFILVIIPFIYIIIMCYKLVSKYMEKGSMAYLLNTHYSRSEIIVTQLVVLLSGVILLVLYAVALIIICSEIMFEGKLEIEKFLVLNFGLASLEIFLASMCFLFACLFNEMKFSVGLGAGIGLGFFLIQMLSQVNEDIEFLKYFTPLTLFDAEKIMEYDWVGFAYVGILWLLAGIFFMIGIMGFKKRDLPL is encoded by the coding sequence ATGAGTATACCATTGTTAAAAAGAGAAATAAAATCCAATTATAAAATATTGCTGTTGTTTATGGGGATTGTTACTCTTTATTCCGGTATCATTACTGCAATGTATGACCCGGAAGTAGGGACCGGAATAAACGCCATGGCAGAGAGCATGCCGGAATTTTTTGCTGCATTTGGTATGGAAAATCCGGGAGTTACACTGCTGGATTTTTTGAATAATTATTTATATGGATTTATTTTAGTGATTATTCCGTTTATTTACATCATCATTATGTGTTACAAATTAGTTTCTAAGTATATGGAAAAAGGTTCTATGGCATATTTATTAAATACGCATTACAGCCGAAGCGAAATTATTGTTACACAGCTTGTAGTCCTGCTTTCAGGAGTGATTTTACTGGTTCTGTATGCCGTAGCGCTGATTATAATATGCAGTGAGATTATGTTTGAGGGAAAACTGGAAATTGAGAAATTTCTGGTGTTGAATTTCGGATTGGCTTCTCTGGAAATATTTTTGGCTTCTATGTGCTTTCTGTTTGCCTGCCTGTTTAATGAAATGAAGTTTTCTGTTGGTCTGGGAGCGGGAATTGGACTGGGATTTTTCTTAATTCAGATGCTTTCACAGGTAAATGAAGATATTGAATTTTTGAAATATTTTACTCCGCTGACGCTGTTTGATGCTGAAAAAATAATGGAATATGATTGGGTTGGATTTGCGTATGTAGGGATATTGTGGCTTTTAGCAGGAATATTCTTCATGATAGGAATAATGGGATTTAAAAAACGGGATTTGCCTTTGTAG
- a CDS encoding DUF1700 domain-containing protein — protein MMRKKEFLEQLERLLWDIPEQERKEALEFYENYFDDAGEENEATVIQELGSPGKVAATIKADLDENGSEHGEYRETGYTDERFEEKNMPDIQSERVEQKPKRSSLSWALILLLAIITVPFWGALAVAGLGLIVALVGAAIGVAAALFFGCIGLLMGGIISLGVAVTQFPAVPTVCLVAGTGLLMICIGLLLLLGFLWLAVKVFPICFRWVIDFIQRILHRGIRGGERK, from the coding sequence ATGATGAGAAAAAAGGAATTTTTAGAGCAGCTGGAGCGGCTGCTGTGGGATATACCGGAACAGGAGAGAAAAGAGGCATTGGAGTTTTATGAGAATTATTTTGACGATGCCGGAGAGGAAAACGAAGCAACGGTTATTCAGGAACTGGGAAGTCCGGGAAAAGTTGCGGCAACCATTAAAGCAGATTTAGACGAAAACGGCAGCGAGCACGGAGAATATCGGGAAACAGGATATACCGATGAACGCTTTGAAGAAAAAAATATGCCGGACATTCAGAGTGAAAGGGTGGAACAGAAGCCAAAAAGAAGCAGCTTGTCATGGGCGTTGATATTACTGCTGGCAATTATAACCGTACCGTTTTGGGGAGCGTTGGCAGTTGCAGGATTGGGATTGATTGTAGCGCTTGTAGGAGCAGCTATTGGTGTGGCAGCAGCATTATTTTTCGGATGTATCGGGCTGTTAATGGGCGGTATTATTTCTTTAGGCGTAGCAGTTACACAGTTTCCGGCAGTGCCTACGGTATGCTTGGTTGCAGGCACAGGACTTTTGATGATTTGTATCGGTTTATTGCTTTTGCTGGGATTTTTGTGGCTGGCAGTAAAAGTATTTCCGATTTGTTTCCGCTGGGTAATTGACTTTATACAAAGAATTTTACACAGAGGAATACGGGGAGGTGAAAGAAAATGA
- a CDS encoding small, acid-soluble spore protein, alpha/beta type, whose translation MAKKKEEKIDLNNIPEEEKVKYEIAEELGLLDKVLDSGWKSLSAKETGRIGGLMTKRKRENERKKNA comes from the coding sequence ATGGCAAAGAAAAAAGAAGAAAAAATTGATTTGAATAATATTCCGGAAGAAGAGAAAGTAAAATATGAAATCGCAGAGGAATTAGGACTTTTAGATAAGGTTTTAGACAGTGGATGGAAAAGTCTGTCAGCAAAAGAAACCGGGCGTATAGGCGGACTTATGACAAAGCGAAAACGGGAAAATGAGAGAAAGAAAAATGCTTGA
- the addA gene encoding helicase-exonuclease AddAB subunit AddA, translating into MGVSWTEEQQKVIDTRNCNILVSAAAGSGKTAVLVERIIQRITDKNNPVDIDELLIVTFTRAAAGEMKERIRQAIEKKLEANPEDEHLQRQSTLVHHALITTIDSFCSYIVKNYFHLIDLDPSFRMGDEGEMRLLQADVADAVLEEAYTEEAPSFLAFSDGFAGGKTDKKIPEMIIKLYSFSMSYPYPEEWLLNCRKAYEVKTLEELENAEWMKLIKNEVKQEIKEASMLLKQALEISKEPDGPVFYIGLLEDEVSELEKLERTENFFEWKEMLDKLEFKRLPAGKKAEKELVSESRQELAKNLRNEAKEQIKALKERYFQETAEEMLENLQRAGEPVGVLVDLTLAFMKLYREKKKEKNILDFGDLEHYALEILIHHTKEKDERTDAARELSKKFAEIMIDEYQDSNLVQEKLLTSVSKIEDGIYNIFMVGDVKQSIYRFRLARPDLFMEKFKTYPQEAGENCLRIDLHKNFRSRAEVLEGVNYLFYQIMGEDLGGVEYDSTAALYPGRTFPPKQEEESEPATEVLLLEDEEENTRELEARMVALRIGELAGKYLVLDKKTEEYRPAKYSDFTILLRTMSGWAETFKKILNSCGIPASVTTKTGYFSAQEVTTVLDYLKILDNPMQDIPLAAALHGLPDGFSFQELAEIKVLGMENEKNGFYEALLLGEKLSSPLGEKIRRFFAVYRDLRRKVPYTPMHELIWDFYDATDFLVYQQSFVSGEQRKANLLMLAEKARDYESTSYRGLFNFIRYIENLKKYQVDFGEANTLSENEDTVRIMSIHGSKGLEFPIVFVCGMGKQINMQDARESIVLHPDLGIGSPYVDTQLRIRTRTILQKAVQREILLESLGEELRILYVALTRAKEKLILTGVTSKLEDTLKSFEMLKKQEEERLPYGLRVKGKSYLDWVLAALARHRAMKPLYEMYDFSVYSLNEMYDREPDFTVRQVQPLELVLDEAQLRTEEMLKKGELLLWDSSEVYDEKWRKLFRDSFSYEYPYQAEGAIPAKLTVSEIKRMQSADTEESEILLEKEETEEIVPLFMQETKEELKGAAKGTLYHRVWENLDYEKIDTKEQIEEQLENMLTTEEKKSIWISDFYRFAKNPLAVRMKAAAQRGQLYREQPFVIAMPANQMKKEYETEEEILVQGIIDAYFEEEDGLVLVDYKTDKVQKGQEKELIEKYKVQMRYYKKALEMITDREVKEIYIYSTGIGKAVLVHSAELKTL; encoded by the coding sequence ATGGGTGTTTCATGGACAGAGGAACAGCAGAAGGTTATTGATACCAGAAACTGTAATATACTGGTAAGTGCGGCTGCAGGAAGTGGTAAAACGGCTGTTTTGGTAGAACGAATTATCCAAAGAATAACAGATAAAAACAATCCTGTGGATATTGATGAGCTTTTGATTGTAACCTTTACAAGAGCAGCCGCAGGGGAGATGAAAGAGCGTATCCGACAGGCTATCGAGAAAAAGCTGGAAGCAAATCCCGAAGACGAACATCTCCAGAGACAGAGCACTTTGGTACATCATGCGCTGATTACCACCATTGACAGTTTTTGCTCTTATATTGTAAAAAACTATTTTCATCTTATTGATTTAGACCCTTCTTTTCGCATGGGAGATGAAGGGGAGATGCGCCTGTTGCAGGCAGATGTGGCAGATGCTGTTTTAGAGGAAGCATACACAGAAGAAGCTCCTTCTTTTCTTGCTTTTTCAGATGGATTTGCAGGGGGAAAGACAGATAAGAAAATTCCGGAAATGATTATAAAATTATACAGTTTTTCCATGAGTTACCCTTATCCGGAGGAATGGCTTTTGAACTGCCGTAAGGCTTATGAGGTGAAAACCTTGGAGGAGCTGGAAAATGCAGAATGGATGAAGCTTATAAAAAATGAAGTGAAACAGGAAATAAAAGAGGCTTCCATGCTGTTAAAGCAAGCATTGGAAATTTCAAAAGAGCCGGATGGACCTGTTTTTTATATCGGACTTTTAGAAGATGAAGTTTCAGAGTTGGAAAAGTTAGAGCGGACAGAAAACTTTTTTGAATGGAAGGAAATGCTGGACAAACTGGAATTTAAGCGTCTTCCAGCAGGAAAAAAAGCAGAAAAAGAGCTGGTATCAGAAAGTCGGCAAGAACTTGCAAAGAACTTGCGAAATGAAGCAAAAGAGCAGATAAAAGCTTTAAAAGAACGGTATTTTCAGGAAACGGCAGAGGAGATGCTGGAAAACCTTCAAAGAGCAGGAGAGCCTGTAGGTGTTTTAGTGGATTTGACTTTGGCGTTTATGAAACTGTATAGGGAAAAGAAAAAAGAAAAGAATATTCTGGATTTTGGAGATTTGGAGCATTATGCTTTAGAAATTCTCATTCATCATACAAAAGAAAAAGATGAGCGCACAGACGCAGCCAGAGAATTGTCAAAGAAATTTGCAGAAATTATGATTGACGAGTATCAGGACAGTAATCTTGTGCAGGAAAAGCTTTTAACATCTGTTTCAAAAATAGAAGACGGAATTTATAATATTTTCATGGTGGGAGATGTGAAGCAGAGTATTTACCGCTTTCGTCTTGCCAGACCGGATTTGTTTATGGAGAAATTTAAAACCTACCCACAGGAAGCAGGGGAGAATTGTCTTCGTATTGATTTGCATAAGAACTTCAGGAGCAGGGCAGAGGTTTTAGAAGGTGTAAACTACCTGTTTTATCAGATTATGGGAGAAGATTTAGGCGGTGTAGAGTATGACAGCACAGCAGCTTTATATCCGGGAAGAACGTTTCCTCCTAAACAGGAAGAAGAAAGTGAGCCTGCAACAGAAGTCCTTCTTTTAGAAGACGAGGAGGAGAATACAAGAGAATTAGAGGCAAGAATGGTTGCTCTTCGTATTGGAGAATTAGCAGGGAAATATCTGGTTTTAGATAAGAAGACAGAGGAATACAGACCGGCAAAATATTCAGATTTTACCATTTTGCTTCGTACCATGTCCGGCTGGGCAGAAACCTTTAAAAAAATTTTAAATTCCTGTGGAATTCCTGCCAGTGTTACCACAAAAACGGGATATTTTTCTGCTCAGGAGGTAACCACTGTTCTGGATTATCTTAAAATTCTGGATAATCCCATGCAGGATATTCCTCTTGCGGCGGCTCTTCATGGATTGCCTGATGGATTTAGTTTTCAGGAACTGGCAGAAATTAAGGTTTTGGGAATGGAGAATGAAAAAAACGGTTTTTACGAAGCGCTGCTTTTGGGAGAAAAGCTTTCTTCACCTTTAGGAGAAAAAATACGCAGATTTTTTGCTGTTTACAGAGACCTTCGCAGAAAAGTTCCTTATACACCTATGCACGAATTGATATGGGATTTTTATGATGCCACGGATTTCTTGGTATATCAGCAATCCTTTGTATCGGGGGAACAAAGAAAAGCTAATCTGCTGATGCTGGCAGAAAAGGCAAGAGATTATGAAAGCACCAGTTATCGAGGATTATTTAACTTTATCCGCTATATCGAAAATCTGAAAAAATATCAGGTGGACTTCGGGGAAGCGAACACGCTTTCAGAAAATGAAGATACCGTGCGTATTATGAGTATTCACGGAAGCAAAGGGCTGGAATTTCCTATTGTGTTTGTCTGCGGAATGGGAAAACAAATCAATATGCAGGACGCAAGGGAGAGCATTGTCCTTCATCCTGACTTGGGTATTGGTTCGCCTTATGTAGATACCCAGCTTCGTATTCGCACAAGGACAATTCTGCAAAAAGCAGTGCAAAGAGAAATTTTGCTTGAGAGTCTGGGAGAAGAGCTGCGTATTCTCTATGTGGCATTGACAAGAGCCAAAGAAAAACTTATTCTCACCGGTGTGACATCGAAACTGGAGGATACGCTAAAGAGCTTTGAAATGCTGAAAAAACAAGAGGAAGAAAGGCTGCCTTACGGACTAAGAGTAAAAGGAAAAAGTTATCTGGACTGGGTGCTTGCGGCATTAGCAAGACACAGGGCAATGAAGCCTCTTTATGAAATGTATGATTTTTCAGTATATTCGCTCAATGAAATGTATGACAGAGAACCTGATTTTACCGTGAGACAAGTGCAGCCACTGGAGCTGGTATTAGATGAAGCACAGCTTCGCACAGAAGAAATGCTGAAAAAGGGAGAATTGCTTTTATGGGACAGCAGTGAGGTCTATGATGAAAAATGGCGCAAGCTTTTCAGAGACAGCTTTTCCTATGAATATCCTTATCAGGCAGAAGGTGCTATTCCGGCAAAGCTAACGGTATCGGAGATAAAGCGAATGCAAAGTGCAGATACAGAAGAAAGTGAAATACTTCTGGAAAAAGAGGAAACAGAGGAAATCGTGCCGTTATTTATGCAGGAGACAAAGGAAGAATTAAAAGGTGCTGCAAAGGGAACACTGTACCACAGAGTATGGGAAAATCTGGATTATGAAAAAATAGATACCAAAGAGCAGATAGAAGAACAGTTGGAAAATATGCTGACCACAGAAGAAAAGAAATCTATATGGATATCTGATTTTTATCGTTTCGCAAAAAATCCTCTTGCGGTTAGAATGAAAGCAGCAGCGCAAAGAGGGCAGTTATATCGGGAACAGCCATTTGTGATTGCCATGCCTGCAAATCAGATGAAAAAAGAGTATGAAACGGAAGAAGAAATTCTGGTACAAGGGATTATAGACGCTTATTTTGAGGAAGAAGATGGGCTGGTTTTGGTAGATTATAAGACAGATAAAGTTCAAAAAGGACAGGAAAAAGAGCTGATAGAAAAATATAAGGTGCAGATGCGGTATTATAAAAAGGCACTGGAAATGATTACCGATAGAGAGGTAAAAGAAATTTATATTTATTCAACGGGAATTGGAAAAGCAGTGTTGGTACATTCGGCTGAGCTTAAGACGCTTTAA
- a CDS encoding endonuclease/exonuclease/phosphatase family protein — MPKFSKFFKGLGIVVLIILILLVCAVLWLTIREYRPEKEEALKVPKNTRTLSLDDSLRIMTYNIGYAGLDKSEDFFMDGGSEVQPDSKEQVETNLTGIKKVLTENPADVYFLQEVDKDSKRSFHIDETEYLKSSLNMEGIFAYNFKCDFVPYPLPPIEKVNSGIFTMTDLKVNSAARLALPESFSWPVKTCNLKRCMQETRIPLEGTDAELVLINFHLEAYDDGDGKIAQSKMLAEKLSKEYEAGNYVIAGGDFNQTFEGMDKYPITNTENWVPGIIGQDTLPEHFSFAVDDTYPTCRLLNAPYTGSYETSQVYVIDGFIVSDNITVSDISVINTDFEYTDHQPVQMEISLKPE; from the coding sequence ATGCCAAAATTTTCAAAGTTTTTTAAAGGATTGGGGATTGTTGTCCTCATTATCCTCATCCTCTTAGTCTGTGCGGTTCTATGGCTTACCATTCGGGAATATCGACCGGAGAAAGAAGAAGCTCTAAAAGTGCCCAAAAATACCCGTACACTGTCTTTAGATGACTCTCTGCGTATTATGACTTACAACATCGGATATGCAGGGCTTGATAAAAGCGAAGATTTCTTCATGGACGGCGGTTCCGAAGTACAGCCGGACAGTAAAGAACAAGTAGAAACAAACCTAACAGGTATTAAAAAGGTTCTTACGGAAAATCCTGCTGATGTTTACTTTCTTCAGGAGGTTGACAAAGACTCTAAACGTTCTTTTCATATTGATGAAACAGAATATTTAAAAAGCTCCTTAAATATGGAAGGTATTTTTGCTTATAATTTTAAATGCGATTTTGTTCCTTATCCCCTTCCGCCTATCGAAAAAGTAAACAGCGGTATCTTCACCATGACAGATTTAAAAGTAAACAGTGCTGCCCGCCTTGCACTTCCTGAGTCTTTCTCATGGCCTGTAAAAACATGTAACTTAAAACGCTGTATGCAGGAAACACGTATTCCGCTGGAAGGTACTGACGCAGAGCTGGTATTGATTAATTTCCATTTAGAGGCTTACGATGACGGTGACGGAAAAATTGCACAGAGTAAAATGCTGGCTGAAAAGCTATCTAAGGAATACGAAGCAGGAAACTACGTCATTGCAGGAGGCGATTTTAATCAGACTTTTGAAGGAATGGACAAATATCCCATTACCAACACAGAAAACTGGGTTCCCGGAATTATCGGTCAGGATACTCTTCCTGAACATTTTTCTTTTGCAGTTGATGATACTTATCCAACCTGCCGACTTTTAAATGCGCCTTATACCGGTTCTTATGAAACCTCACAGGTCTATGTCATTGACGGCTTTATTGTGTCGGATAATATAACGGTTTCTGATATTTCCGTCATCAACACGGACTTTGAATACACGGACCATCAGCCGGTGCAGATGGAAATTTCTTTAAAACCAGAATAA
- a CDS encoding PspC domain-containing protein: MSDKRLYRSSTNCMLAGVCGGIAEYFNIDPTLIRLAWIILTCMGFGTGIIAYIIAAIVIPK, translated from the coding sequence ATGTCAGATAAAAGATTATATCGTTCATCAACAAATTGTATGTTAGCAGGTGTTTGCGGAGGTATCGCAGAATATTTCAATATTGATCCTACTTTAATCCGTCTTGCATGGATTATTCTTACCTGCATGGGATTTGGAACAGGAATTATCGCTTATATCATTGCAGCAATCGTAATTCCAAAATAA
- a CDS encoding GNAT family N-acetyltransferase — protein MNETHLSQSYRVRKLNLEDIDKIFHLCSSNSIFYQYHPVKLTKESILGDFYALPPNKEYKDKFFVGYYDDDILVAVMDLILNYPKENIAFIGFFMLDYAYQGQGIASEIIRDCLQYLKVSGYYKVRLAIDKGNLQSQTFWKRNHFSETGEEFLSDMYTYLPMEQIL, from the coding sequence ATGAACGAAACCCATTTATCTCAAAGCTATCGCGTTAGAAAATTAAATTTAGAAGACATTGATAAGATTTTTCATTTATGTTCTTCTAATTCTATTTTTTATCAATACCATCCTGTAAAACTTACAAAAGAAAGTATATTAGGGGATTTTTATGCCTTACCTCCAAATAAAGAATATAAGGATAAATTTTTTGTTGGATATTATGATGACGACATATTAGTAGCTGTCATGGATTTGATATTAAATTATCCAAAAGAAAATATAGCTTTTATTGGTTTCTTTATGTTAGATTATGCCTATCAAGGTCAAGGCATTGCTTCTGAAATTATTCGAGACTGTCTCCAATATCTCAAAGTTTCCGGTTATTATAAAGTCCGTCTTGCCATTGATAAGGGAAACCTCCAAAGCCAAACATTTTGGAAAAGAAATCATTTTTCCGAAACAGGGGAAGAATTTTTAAGTGACATGTATACTTATCTTCCAATGGAACAAATTTTATGA
- a CDS encoding PadR family transcriptional regulator, whose translation MVFNTGAALLDAIVLAVVSNESEGTYGYKITQDVRQVLEVSESTLYPVLRRLQKDECLETYDKEYGGRNRRYYKVTEKGKVQLDLYRAEWRSYSTKISTLFEGGIGK comes from the coding sequence ATGGTTTTTAATACAGGCGCTGCCCTCTTAGATGCTATTGTACTGGCAGTTGTGTCCAATGAGAGTGAAGGAACTTACGGATATAAGATTACACAGGATGTCCGACAGGTTCTGGAGGTTTCTGAGTCCACTCTTTATCCCGTACTTCGCAGACTTCAAAAGGATGAATGTTTGGAAACCTATGATAAGGAATATGGCGGCAGAAACAGGCGATATTATAAAGTAACAGAAAAAGGAAAGGTACAGTTGGACTTGTATCGTGCAGAATGGAGAAGCTACTCAACAAAGATAAGTACATTGTTTGAGGGAGGAATAGGGAAATGA
- a CDS encoding DUF4097 family beta strand repeat-containing protein, whose translation MKKFTKIALIVVLITGIVGGCLAGVGLVFGGSVRSITGNFTNSRLYHVLRRACRDHEGPWWDMDDDFNDYRHSLGDLDNFNHGSMEQREFLPSEIDSIDIEIYSGKVEIRTIPEDEIRISGLTDQDFLELDTEDRELSLEREYHDYGVMEDLIIEVPESKVFSSLDVHLESGQFLSSGKLSVREGDFTLMSGSVQIELLDAQETDIEMASGDFAVTQTGKLEDYAVRTKCASGHLVLNGEEHAGTTNARYGTAGSLKKIDIESSSGSVAVNFENQ comes from the coding sequence ATGAAAAAATTTACGAAGATTGCATTGATTGTTGTTCTCATTACAGGTATTGTAGGCGGATGCCTTGCAGGCGTGGGATTGGTATTTGGAGGTTCGGTTCGGTCCATTACCGGTAATTTTACAAATAGCCGTTTGTATCATGTTCTTAGGAGAGCATGTCGGGATCACGAAGGACCGTGGTGGGATATGGACGATGATTTTAACGATTATCGTCATAGCCTTGGAGATTTAGACAATTTTAATCATGGCAGCATGGAACAGCGTGAATTTCTTCCTTCAGAAATAGACAGTATAGATATTGAAATCTATTCAGGAAAGGTAGAAATTCGTACAATTCCGGAGGACGAAATCAGAATTTCAGGGCTGACAGATCAGGATTTCTTAGAATTAGATACAGAAGACAGGGAGCTGTCACTGGAAAGAGAATATCATGATTATGGGGTAATGGAAGACCTTATTATTGAAGTACCGGAAAGTAAAGTATTTTCTTCTCTTGATGTTCATTTAGAGTCGGGACAATTTTTAAGCTCAGGAAAGCTTTCCGTAAGAGAGGGTGATTTTACTTTGATGTCAGGCAGCGTGCAGATAGAGCTTTTAGATGCACAGGAAACAGATATTGAAATGGCATCCGGCGATTTTGCTGTTACACAGACAGGAAAGTTAGAGGATTACGCAGTGAGGACAAAATGCGCCAGCGGTCATCTTGTATTAAACGGAGAGGAACACGCAGGAACTACAAATGCCAGATATGGCACAGCAGGAAGCTTGAAAAAAATAGATATTGAAAGCAGTTCAGGAAGTGTAGCTGTTAATTTTGAAAATCAGTAA
- a CDS encoding ABC transporter ATP-binding protein yields the protein MAVIEIENLTKDYGNKKGIFDVSFSVKEGEVVGFLGSNGAGKTTTIRHLMGFISPQKGRAQILNMDCFRNASCVQMKVGYLPGEIAFMDNMSGKEFIEFMAKMKKMKDLTYARELTEYLEIDTQVKIKKMSKGMKQKIGLIIAFMQNVPILILDEPTTGLDPIMQNKFVELIKREKDAGKTILMSSHIFEEVENTCDRVVMIKDGKIVADEDIHKIKNNRVKHYEITFSDIKSAENFQGLYSDSQRRENTVFLSLKNQVDELIKQLSRYEVQDIAVRNQTLEEVFLRYYKEEK from the coding sequence ATGGCTGTAATAGAAATTGAAAATCTGACCAAGGATTATGGAAATAAAAAAGGAATTTTTGATGTGTCATTTTCTGTGAAAGAAGGTGAAGTTGTGGGATTTTTAGGCTCTAATGGAGCAGGAAAGACTACAACCATCAGACATCTTATGGGATTTATAAGCCCACAAAAAGGAAGGGCACAGATTTTAAACATGGATTGTTTTCGCAATGCTTCTTGTGTTCAGATGAAGGTGGGATATCTTCCGGGCGAAATTGCTTTTATGGACAATATGTCAGGAAAAGAGTTTATTGAATTTATGGCGAAAATGAAGAAGATGAAAGACCTGACGTATGCGAGAGAACTAACGGAATATTTGGAAATCGATACACAGGTTAAGATTAAAAAGATGTCTAAGGGTATGAAGCAAAAAATCGGATTGATTATTGCTTTTATGCAGAACGTGCCGATTTTAATTTTAGATGAACCGACTACGGGATTAGACCCGATTATGCAGAACAAGTTTGTAGAGCTGATTAAAAGGGAGAAGGATGCTGGAAAAACAATTTTAATGTCTTCGCATATTTTTGAAGAAGTGGAAAATACCTGTGACCGAGTGGTTATGATAAAAGACGGAAAAATTGTCGCAGATGAAGATATACATAAGATAAAAAATAACAGAGTGAAGCATTATGAAATTACTTTTTCTGATATAAAAAGTGCAGAAAACTTTCAAGGCTTATATTCTGACAGTCAAAGAAGGGAGAATACAGTTTTTCTGTCTTTAAAAAATCAAGTAGATGAATTGATTAAGCAGTTAAGCCGGTACGAGGTGCAGGATATTGCTGTCAGAAACCAGACGTTGGAAGAAGTTTTTTTGCGTTATTACAAGGAGGAAAAGTGA